In the genome of Spirochaetia bacterium, one region contains:
- a CDS encoding Arc family DNA-binding protein yields MEPKDKEKGKKQLLLRLSPTLWKELAIWAEDDFRSINGQIEYLLTECVRKRRKKDMDNSEGTDTVSLKDTSNPLKK; encoded by the coding sequence TTGGAACCAAAAGACAAAGAAAAAGGTAAGAAACAGCTGTTGCTCAGGCTTTCTCCGACGTTATGGAAAGAACTTGCCATCTGGGCAGAAGATGATTTCAGATCTATAAACGGCCAGATTGAATACCTTTTGACTGAATGTGTCCGAAAGCGAAGAAAAAAAGATATGGACAATTCTGAAGGAACGGATACCGTATCCTTGAAAGATACTTCAAATCCTTTAAAAAAATAA